CGGCTTATTTTTTTTGCGAGCTTGCAGAATAATATCAACGAACAAATTTAAATCTTTTGCTGCAAGTATATTCGGAAACGAACCGAGAAAACTTTGCAAGCTGTTTTTACCCGGTTCATAAACTTTTGCAAAAGCCTCGGGGGTTACTTTGCTTTTTCTCAATTTGATAGAAATGGTTTTTACTTTTGTTATATCAATTTGTTTAAAGTTCCTCATTATTTCACCTTTGCATTAATTCCGCCCGGAATACCTGAATACTTCGTTAATTCGGCAGTTATTGAACCTACAATTACTCTCGATTTCACCATCACCGGAATTTTTTTCTCATCATCGGTCAGCCAGATGAGCAATGTTCCCTCGGCTTTGAATAATCCGCCTCCTTGAATTATCGGTTCTATGATGATCGTGTTGAAAGTTCCGGCTTTTACTTCGACTTTTTGTCTCCCTTTAAATTTTACTTCCAATGTATATATAGTATCTTTATAGAAATTTTTCAGTTCTGTTCTTTGACCGGGTTTCATTTTCGAAAAATCGAGCGTTCGTGTAAAATAAAAAGCTGAAAGAATATCATGGGCATACTGATCGATTGGATGTGTGCCCTCGTTCGTTTTAGCGATATTCAAAATATGATCGAACTCAGCTTCGAAATCGCGTTTATACCCCCCTTCCCGGATATGCTGCTCGAAACGCCATGGGAAGATTCCCTCAGCATCAATTACGGATACATATTTATCTTCAACTTTATAAAAAGTAGAAAAAAACGGGAGCGAATTAACACGC
This genomic window from Bacteroidota bacterium contains:
- a CDS encoding DUF3108 domain-containing protein; the protein is MKKLYKIVIVLLFVIIFAENAYLQNLTNDTINRSPIVAELRKHKNDAFSVGEHLEFDVRYGFIVAGKAVLEIPKYEDYRGRKSFYIESRVNSLPFFSTFYKVEDKYVSVIDAEGIFPWRFEQHIREGGYKRDFEAEFDHILNIAKTNEGTHPIDQYAHDILSAFYFTRTLDFSKMKPGQRTELKNFYKDTIYTLEVKFKGRQKVEVKAGTFNTIIIEPIIQGGGLFKAEGTLLIWLTDDEKKIPVMVKSRVIVGSITAELTKYSGIPGGINAKVK